A single genomic interval of Candidatus Bathyarchaeota archaeon harbors:
- a CDS encoding PKD domain-containing protein: MKGVVSSLILTLLICNAMLAIGFQSNKASEAVYVNAERRADSFRNPTQRDRDTYTFVDKTHDPVWIERDNLHATRGIWNRDEQQEAQKKCWVNYFDNTENGSWVFTGDSPYLHNDTDGYITSMGAGNCSWFQFQDTSLTTLQTVYLMIEWKTRHIMSTEETKLYLDNGTSYVDLGSFNLTLEYRWTKINITSTLDTISKVNDAKLKIVSLSAGFYLVAVRRAYLRIYNGPVPLQTGTATYGKVGGQVMLSVKWTDPDGLSGYALYHNASGNWIAQTGALEGIEAWSNHTITLQNDAASVLGYRFWANDTDNNWEPAEVLFVYPVKNFSPDLLQYLEDISGSPIAHSYGRKDFYDSVTGRFWKFYSDGTNIKYSSTEDGQTWNSSQTIRIGDSGFQFYVHGFNGTIHYLYNSERTSDNIYYRRGVLNSNGAITWSASEQVAVDAGTSQRFYACSVVTDTDGYPYLVFGNRTDPNSKTLNLVKSNHNNGTWQTASGFPKQINENPDDDLVSGVALSLPDNKIYIIYCSAGNEEPPMGRLWQNPTLGPLENASDYTMSSNYHFSAVSDSYGHVHIVYRRTNNRVEYSFRNYTTEAWETKDEFVTSHLTSESLSSAVYSWPVICWNPDLEEIYVHWWTLEDKSAWLKIRNSTAWEQRRRIIRLNRNITLIDGDVIVPQSHQNKILLNFVGQNVVDEQKAIWAYLYTNKPPMASFTESAETVYTGEIIAFNASESFDPDGTIVYYFWNFGDETNATGVITEHAYADDGNYTVTLTVTDDDEETDSALAIKTVLNRPPLALFTESAETVYTDEFITFNATESYDPDGVIVSYLWNFGDGSNATEAVIEHAYADNANYTVTLRVTDDDEATTTVASTKIVLNRPPVAIFTESAESVLTGEIIHFNASDSYDPDGFIALYFWGFGDDANATGVTVDLAYIDIGNYTVTLTVTDNDGTTHVAMSTKIVLRRDIAVLTVVPCKTIVGIGFNISIDLTIENQGNFTENFNVTVYANSIVIGILQVTLNAGNNQTLAFTWDTTGLVYSNYTISATADTVPGEIDTTDNTMVDGWVLVTIPGDVDGDRDVDIYDIVRMAGIYGVSKPNPQYDPNCDIDGDGDIDIFDIVAASGNYGESW, from the coding sequence GTGAAAGGAGTAGTTTCGTCGCTCATACTGACTTTGCTGATTTGCAATGCCATGTTGGCAATTGGTTTTCAATCGAATAAGGCTTCTGAGGCTGTTTATGTCAACGCTGAGAGAAGGGCTGACTCATTTAGGAACCCAACGCAACGCGATAGAGACACGTACACCTTTGTGGACAAAACTCACGATCCAGTTTGGATTGAAAGAGACAATCTACACGCGACCCGAGGAATTTGGAATAGAGATGAGCAGCAGGAAGCCCAGAAAAAATGTTGGGTAAACTACTTCGACAACACCGAAAATGGGAGTTGGGTATTCACCGGTGACAGCCCTTACTTGCATAATGACACAGACGGTTACATAACGTCCATGGGAGCGGGCAACTGCTCATGGTTCCAATTCCAAGATACAAGCCTGACAACCCTGCAAACTGTGTATCTAATGATTGAATGGAAAACTCGCCACATAATGTCCACCGAAGAAACCAAGCTTTACTTGGACAATGGTACATCCTATGTAGATTTAGGGTCTTTCAATCTAACCTTGGAGTACAGGTGGACGAAAATCAACATAACCAGCACACTAGATACAATTTCAAAAGTCAACGATGCGAAACTGAAAATTGTATCGCTTTCTGCTGGTTTTTATCTTGTTGCTGTGCGTAGAGCATACTTGAGAATCTATAACGGTCCAGTCCCACTGCAGACGGGCACAGCGACGTATGGTAAAGTAGGTGGTCAAGTAATGTTGTCTGTGAAATGGACCGACCCTGACGGATTGAGCGGTTACGCTTTGTACCATAACGCAAGCGGAAACTGGATTGCCCAAACAGGCGCCTTAGAAGGAATAGAAGCTTGGAGTAATCACACGATAACACTGCAAAATGATGCGGCTTCTGTTTTGGGTTACAGATTTTGGGCGAACGACACAGACAACAATTGGGAACCGGCGGAGGTTTTGTTTGTTTACCCTGTGAAGAACTTCAGTCCTGACCTACTGCAATATTTAGAGGACATTAGCGGTTCGCCAATAGCACATAGTTATGGCAGAAAAGATTTTTATGACAGCGTAACTGGAAGATTCTGGAAGTTCTATAGCGACGGAACAAACATCAAGTACTCATCAACCGAAGATGGACAAACGTGGAACTCTTCGCAAACAATAAGGATCGGCGATAGTGGCTTTCAGTTTTACGTTCATGGCTTCAACGGAACAATACACTATTTATACAACTCTGAAAGGACAAGCGACAACATATATTATCGAAGGGGAGTCTTAAATTCTAATGGCGCAATAACTTGGAGCGCGTCAGAACAAGTTGCGGTTGATGCTGGTACATCACAAAGATTTTATGCTTGCTCGGTCGTTACAGACACGGACGGTTATCCATACCTTGTTTTCGGCAATCGAACAGACCCAAATTCAAAGACACTAAACTTAGTCAAAAGTAACCATAACAATGGAACTTGGCAGACGGCAAGCGGGTTTCCAAAGCAAATCAACGAAAACCCAGACGACGATTTAGTATCTGGAGTTGCCTTAAGCTTGCCGGATAACAAAATCTACATAATTTACTGTAGTGCAGGAAACGAGGAGCCACCTATGGGAAGACTATGGCAAAACCCTACTTTAGGACCTTTAGAAAACGCCTCAGACTACACAATGTCAAGCAATTACCATTTCAGCGCTGTCTCCGACAGTTATGGACACGTCCACATTGTTTATCGGAGAACAAACAATAGGGTTGAATATAGTTTCCGCAACTACACAACAGAAGCGTGGGAGACTAAAGACGAGTTTGTTACGTCTCACCTAACAAGCGAATCTCTAAGCAGTGCTGTTTATTCGTGGCCAGTGATATGTTGGAACCCAGATTTAGAAGAAATCTACGTGCATTGGTGGACATTGGAAGACAAGAGTGCTTGGCTAAAGATAAGGAACTCTACTGCATGGGAGCAGAGACGAAGAATCATAAGGTTAAACAGAAATATCACATTGATTGACGGCGATGTTATAGTACCACAATCGCATCAAAACAAAATTTTACTCAATTTCGTAGGACAGAACGTGGTAGACGAACAAAAGGCGATTTGGGCTTACTTATACACCAACAAACCTCCCATGGCAAGTTTTACTGAATCCGCAGAAACAGTCTACACCGGGGAAATCATCGCCTTTAATGCGAGCGAGAGTTTTGACCCGGATGGAACAATTGTTTATTACTTCTGGAACTTCGGTGACGAAACAAACGCTACCGGAGTAATTACGGAACACGCGTATGCTGACGACGGCAACTACACAGTCACTTTGACCGTTACTGATGACGATGAAGAAACTGACTCTGCCCTCGCCATTAAGACTGTCTTAAACCGTCCTCCTCTTGCCTTGTTCACCGAGTCTGCTGAAACTGTTTACACCGACGAATTTATCACTTTCAACGCGACTGAGAGCTATGACCCTGACGGTGTTATAGTTTCATATCTCTGGAATTTCGGCGATGGCAGCAACGCTACAGAAGCCGTGATAGAACACGCTTATGCTGACAACGCCAACTACACAGTAACACTTAGGGTAACGGATGACGATGAAGCAACAACCACAGTTGCTTCAACTAAAATAGTTCTGAATAGACCTCCAGTCGCCATTTTCACGGAATCAGCTGAGAGTGTGCTCACGGGCGAGATTATCCATTTTAATGCCTCAGACAGTTACGATCCAGATGGTTTCATTGCTCTCTACTTTTGGGGTTTTGGTGACGACGCCAATGCTACTGGAGTAACAGTTGACCTTGCTTACATTGATATTGGTAATTACACAGTTACCTTGACGGTTACTGATAATGATGGAACAACACACGTGGCAATGTCAACTAAAATAGTTTTACGCCGCGATATAGCTGTCTTGACTGTTGTACCCTGCAAGACAATAGTTGGAATAGGATTTAACATCAGCATAGACCTTACGATTGAAAATCAAGGCAACTTCACAGAGAACTTCAACGTAACTGTTTACGCCAACTCCATCGTAATTGGAATACTACAAGTAACATTAAACGCGGGAAACAACCAAACCTTAGCATTCACGTGGGACACAACAGGCCTTGTTTACAGCAACTACACTATAAGCGCCACGGCAGACACCGTTCCAGGCGAAATCGACACGACTGACAACACAATGGTTGATGGCTGGGTCCTTGTAACTATTCCTGGCGATGTTGATGGAGACCGAGACGTAGACATCTACGATATCGTCCGTATGGCTGGCATCTATGGCGTATCAAAACCAAACCCACAATACGACCCCAACTGCGACATAGACGGCGACGGAGACATAGATATTTTTGATATAGTGGCTGCATCTGGAAACTACGGAGAAAGTTGGTAG
- a CDS encoding DsrE/DsrF/DrsH-like family protein — MDKSDRKRLAIVVQAGTLDKLYCTFILASTAVAMDMEAHLYFTFWGLNMLVKGAMEKACLPATYKHLEEKMRRNLERMKYPTPYEMLKRLKQSGLFKIYACSPSMEMFGVKREDLISEVDEIAGAATFLEIAAEADITLFI, encoded by the coding sequence ATGGACAAAAGCGACAGGAAAAGATTAGCTATCGTTGTTCAAGCTGGTACTTTAGATAAGCTTTATTGCACTTTTATCTTGGCGTCTACAGCTGTAGCAATGGATATGGAGGCACATTTGTACTTTACTTTCTGGGGTTTGAACATGCTTGTGAAAGGAGCCATGGAAAAAGCGTGTTTGCCGGCAACGTATAAGCATTTAGAGGAGAAAATGAGGAGGAACTTGGAGAGGATGAAGTATCCTACGCCTTATGAAATGCTCAAGCGTTTGAAGCAATCTGGTTTGTTTAAGATATATGCTTGCAGTCCAAGTATGGAAATGTTTGGAGTAAAGAGGGAAGACTTGATTTCTGAAGTAGACGAAATTGCCGGTGCTGCAACCTTTCTTGAAATTGCTGCCGAAGCAGATATAACGCTGTTCATATGA
- a CDS encoding dockerin type I domain-containing protein, whose product MTILGDVNGDRDVDIFDIVLMAGIYGMTEKDQQFIANCDIDGDGDIDIFDVVIAAGNYGQNW is encoded by the coding sequence GTGACTATTCTTGGCGACGTTAATGGAGATCGAGACGTGGACATCTTTGACATCGTTCTCATGGCGGGGATCTATGGCATGACAGAGAAAGACCAACAATTCATAGCGAACTGTGACATCGATGGCGACGGAGACATAGACATTTTCGACGTGGTTATTGCAGCAGGGAATTACGGACAAAATTGGTAA
- a CDS encoding adenylate kinase family protein, whose protein sequence is MKRVLVVVGTPGVGKSSVSSMLASRLSGIHVNLSGLVRKESLSCGLDEKRGTLIVDLKELSRRVSEIIQQSVGYIIVDGHFAMDVIGVDDAFLAFVLRRNPDKLWEVLKERGFKESKVAENVAAEILDVCLFDAVKAYGEEKVCEVDVSDKTVEEVVDEIICVVDGRRRCGVGVVDWLTKLELEGRLDEFLASF, encoded by the coding sequence ATGAAACGCGTTTTGGTAGTCGTTGGTACGCCTGGCGTTGGCAAGTCTTCTGTTTCTAGTATGTTAGCCTCTCGCCTAAGCGGTATACACGTCAACTTGAGTGGTCTAGTCAGGAAGGAAAGTTTGAGCTGTGGCTTGGATGAGAAACGTGGGACTTTGATTGTTGATTTAAAGGAGCTTTCTAGGCGAGTCAGCGAGATTATTCAGCAATCTGTAGGCTATATTATTGTTGATGGTCATTTTGCTATGGATGTAATAGGGGTTGATGATGCTTTCTTGGCTTTTGTTTTGAGACGTAACCCCGACAAGTTATGGGAGGTTTTGAAGGAACGAGGTTTTAAGGAGAGTAAGGTTGCTGAGAATGTTGCAGCTGAAATTTTGGATGTTTGCCTATTTGACGCTGTGAAGGCCTATGGCGAAGAAAAGGTTTGTGAAGTTGATGTTTCAGATAAAACGGTTGAGGAGGTAGTTGATGAAATAATTTGCGTTGTTGATGGGCGTAGGAGATGTGGTGTTGGCGTTGTAGATTGGTTAACAAAGTTGGAGTTGGAGGGGCGCCTTGACGAGTTCCTAGCTTCGTTTTAG
- a CDS encoding DNA-directed DNA polymerase I, whose protein sequence is MAKQKGLEEFLQPVPTALEEKREESTRQTVAPKEEKTATETVLKKKDPNQLPPSYFVSASYDGKRGAGCIKLYEPKTESIYLWHDTTGHKPYLLTNLSPYELDQLEGVKNHPGFDHFDTVEKFNALLDKTVTLTKVVAKDPLAIGGRPRGCLREIIPEEHAKIAEPEQSEAKVWEAAIKYYQCYIYDRNLVPGMPYTVENRELVPAKMDAAESAVKKIKALFGGETAEEREHIERWARLLEYPAPSFRRVALDIEVFSPVATRVPDPREAPYEVICASMITTDGNDQVLLLKRKDVREGVEKLPSATKVEFFEREEDLLRAIFKILWDYPFVITFNGDDFDLRYLAHRAEKLGMSRNEVPIEVRRRVCLLKNGVHIDLYKFFYNRSIQIYAFSNKYRDVRLDDVGKALVGLSKIGLDKHFADLSYFELARYCLRDAEITFKLTSFNGDLTMQLILVLARISKMPMEDVSRQGVSRWIRNFMYFEHRRRGMLIPNTEDILALKGKTATTAIIKGKKYKGAIVVEPVPGVHFNVAVMDFPSLYPSIIKVWNLGYQTILCPHEECKENIVPDTPHWVCRKKKALESLLIGSLRDLRVMWYKPKAKDKTLSADVRNWYNVIQRALKVILNASYGVFGAESFDLYCPPVAEATAAIGRHSITVIVDKARGLGIEVLYGDTDSVFLKNPSKAQIRELAEWSEKELTMGLDVDKVYRYAVFSSRKKNYLGVLEDGSVDVKGLTGKKKHIPTFIKDAFNEMKGRLGKVGSSAEFEAAKRDIKKIVLDRYSRLKRRKWTHLDDLAFHMVLGDAPERYVKTTPQHVMAARILKDKEIEMKAGDRISFIKIKPREIVVRGKKQLVSVMPLQFAADSEVDVDKYVAYLQSTFDQVLDALGLEFDEIIGLTKLERFM, encoded by the coding sequence ATGGCGAAACAAAAGGGACTAGAAGAATTCTTGCAACCCGTCCCTACAGCTTTAGAAGAGAAGAGAGAAGAATCAACCAGGCAGACAGTAGCGCCTAAAGAAGAGAAAACGGCGACAGAAACGGTTCTGAAAAAAAAGGATCCTAATCAACTTCCACCTTCATACTTCGTTTCCGCCTCTTACGACGGCAAAAGGGGTGCCGGCTGCATCAAGCTGTATGAACCAAAGACTGAAAGCATCTACCTTTGGCACGACACTACTGGGCATAAACCATACCTTCTCACAAACCTGTCCCCTTACGAATTAGACCAGCTGGAAGGCGTAAAGAATCATCCAGGTTTCGACCACTTTGATACAGTGGAGAAGTTTAACGCACTTCTCGACAAGACTGTAACGCTGACGAAAGTGGTGGCGAAAGATCCGCTAGCGATTGGAGGTAGACCGAGAGGATGCTTGCGCGAGATTATCCCCGAAGAACACGCGAAAATCGCAGAGCCTGAGCAGTCTGAGGCAAAAGTTTGGGAGGCGGCGATTAAGTATTATCAATGCTACATCTACGACCGCAACTTAGTGCCAGGCATGCCTTACACCGTTGAAAACCGAGAACTCGTACCTGCAAAGATGGATGCTGCAGAAAGCGCCGTGAAAAAAATTAAAGCTCTATTTGGTGGCGAAACAGCAGAGGAGAGGGAACATATTGAGCGGTGGGCACGCCTGCTGGAGTATCCAGCGCCATCATTCAGACGGGTCGCTTTAGACATCGAAGTTTTCTCACCTGTGGCTACACGTGTACCTGACCCTCGCGAAGCGCCATATGAAGTTATCTGCGCTTCTATGATAACTACGGATGGCAATGACCAAGTTTTGTTGTTGAAAAGAAAAGACGTGAGAGAAGGTGTGGAAAAACTGCCTTCCGCCACAAAAGTGGAGTTTTTTGAACGTGAAGAGGATTTGCTCCGGGCTATTTTCAAGATCTTGTGGGATTATCCCTTTGTCATTACTTTCAACGGCGATGACTTTGATTTGCGGTATTTGGCGCACAGAGCGGAGAAGTTAGGTATGTCGAGAAATGAAGTTCCTATTGAGGTGCGTCGTCGCGTCTGTTTGCTGAAGAACGGTGTCCACATTGATTTGTACAAGTTTTTCTACAACCGTTCCATCCAGATTTACGCTTTCAGCAACAAGTATCGCGACGTAAGGCTTGATGATGTAGGTAAGGCTCTGGTTGGCTTATCGAAAATTGGGTTGGACAAGCATTTCGCTGATTTAAGCTATTTTGAATTAGCGCGTTATTGTCTGCGAGATGCAGAGATTACTTTCAAGTTAACGAGCTTTAACGGCGACCTCACGATGCAGTTGATTTTGGTGCTTGCCCGAATCAGCAAGATGCCTATGGAAGACGTTAGCAGGCAAGGAGTGTCCCGTTGGATTAGGAACTTCATGTATTTTGAACATCGTAGGCGAGGTATGCTAATTCCTAACACAGAGGATATTCTGGCTTTGAAAGGAAAGACGGCTACAACCGCCATTATCAAGGGCAAAAAATACAAAGGTGCAATTGTGGTTGAACCGGTACCCGGAGTTCATTTTAACGTGGCAGTGATGGATTTTCCAAGTCTATACCCATCTATTATTAAGGTTTGGAATTTAGGCTACCAAACAATACTTTGTCCTCATGAAGAATGTAAAGAAAACATTGTGCCTGATACTCCACATTGGGTTTGTCGCAAGAAAAAGGCTTTGGAGAGCTTGCTCATCGGTTCGTTGAGAGATTTAAGGGTGATGTGGTATAAACCAAAGGCGAAGGACAAAACGTTGTCAGCCGATGTTCGGAACTGGTACAATGTTATTCAGAGAGCTTTGAAAGTTATTTTGAATGCAAGTTATGGCGTGTTTGGTGCAGAGTCCTTTGACTTGTACTGTCCGCCCGTTGCGGAGGCAACTGCTGCAATTGGGCGGCATTCTATAACGGTGATAGTTGATAAGGCGAGAGGGCTAGGCATTGAGGTTCTTTATGGTGACACGGATAGTGTATTCTTGAAGAATCCTTCCAAGGCACAAATCAGGGAGCTAGCGGAATGGTCTGAGAAGGAGTTGACGATGGGATTGGACGTTGACAAGGTTTATCGCTATGCCGTTTTTAGTTCTCGCAAAAAGAATTATTTAGGTGTTCTTGAGGATGGCAGTGTCGATGTTAAGGGTTTGACAGGAAAAAAGAAGCACATTCCCACATTTATCAAAGATGCTTTTAACGAGATGAAAGGAAGGCTTGGGAAGGTCGGGTCTTCCGCCGAATTTGAAGCGGCTAAGAGGGACATTAAGAAAATCGTTTTGGACCGTTATTCAAGGCTAAAAAGAAGGAAATGGACCCATTTAGATGATTTGGCGTTTCATATGGTGCTTGGAGATGCACCTGAACGTTATGTAAAGACTACACCTCAACACGTGATGGCAGCGAGAATTCTAAAGGATAAAGAAATCGAGATGAAAGCTGGGGACCGTATAAGTTTTATAAAGATAAAACCTAGGGAAATCGTTGTTAGAGGAAAAAAACAATTAGTTAGTGTAATGCCGCTACAGTTTGCAGCAGATAGCGAAGTTGACGTGGACAAATACGTTGCCTATTTACAATCCACCTTTGACCAAGTATTAGATGCGCTAGGATTGGAATTCGACGAAATTATCGGACTGACTAAACTCGAAAGATTTATGTAA
- a CDS encoding restriction endonuclease codes for MSINTITLNELAAKYLRKKGYKIEQNIILEGASGVSHKFNLLITKSNEKRVVQILNWKRTVGVNIVINFDKASEDVGVKKPIVISEKFSSHAKAYANRKGVTLLTKQKLNKY; via the coding sequence ATGAGCATTAATACAATCACCCTCAACGAACTCGCGGCAAAATACCTCCGCAAAAAAGGCTACAAAATAGAACAAAACATCATACTAGAAGGCGCATCCGGCGTATCTCACAAATTCAACCTCCTAATAACCAAATCAAACGAAAAACGCGTAGTCCAAATACTCAACTGGAAACGCACAGTCGGCGTCAACATAGTCATAAACTTCGACAAAGCATCAGAAGACGTCGGCGTTAAAAAACCCATAGTAATCTCAGAAAAATTCAGCAGCCACGCAAAAGCCTACGCAAACCGAAAAGGTGTAACACTTTTAACCAAACAAAAACTAAACAAATACTAA